Proteins encoded within one genomic window of Bos indicus isolate NIAB-ARS_2022 breed Sahiwal x Tharparkar chromosome 23, NIAB-ARS_B.indTharparkar_mat_pri_1.0, whole genome shotgun sequence:
- the LOC109577078 gene encoding H-2 class I histocompatibility antigen, Q10 alpha chain-like, translating into MGPRTLVLLLPGALVLTETWAGECGVWRERALRGGGWAGPPGKERARRPRSDLPPPPVPICPSLASRPLFSAPQVLVLLRPFPSHEPLALPSSQFRHLRPGTRTTRRSGRVSPLPAPRLPLLRYFYTAVSRPGLKEPRFIIVGYVDDTQFVRFDSDARDPRMEPRARWVEQEGPEYWDRNTRRTKDSALTFRANLNTLRGYYNQSEAGSHTLQEMYGCDVGSDGGFLRGYDQFAYDGRDYIALNENLSSWTAADMAAQITKHKFELRGAAERVRNYLKCECVESLGRYLKTGKDTLLRTDPPKTHVTCHPISGLEVTLRCWALGFYPKEISLTWQRDGEDQTQDMELVETRPSGDGTFQKWAALVVPSGEE; encoded by the exons ATGGGGCCGAGAACCCTCGTCCTGCTGCTGCCGGGTGCGCTGGTCCTGACCGAGACCTGGGCGGGTGAGTGCGGGGTCTGGAGGGAACGGGCTCTGCggggaggtgggtgggcaggACCTCCAGGGAAGGAGCGAGCCCGCCGCCCTCGCTCagacctgccccctcccccagtcccGATCTGTCCCTCCCTTGCTTCCCGCCCCCTCTTCTCTGCCCCCCAAGTCCTGGTCCTTCTCCGACCTTTTCCGTCTCACGAGCCCctggcccttccctcctcccagttCCGTCACCTCAGGCCCGGGACCCGAACCACGAGGAGGTCGGGCCGAGTCTCACCTCTTCCCGCCCCCAGGCTCCCACTCCTGAGATATTTCTACACCGCCGTGTCCCGGCCCGGCCTCAAGGAGCCCCGCTTCATCATCGTTGGCTACGTGGACGACACGCAGTTCGTGCGGTTCGACAGCGACGCCCGGGATCCGAGGATGGAGCCGCGGGCGCGGTGGGTGGAGCAGGAAGGGCCGGAGTATTGGGATCGGAACACGCGGAGAACCAAGGACTCCGCACTGACTTTCCGAGCGAACCTGAACACCCTGCGCGGCTACTACAACCAGAGCGAGGCCG GGTCTCACACCCTCCAGGAGATGTACGGCTGCGACGTGGGGTCGGACGGGGGTTTCCTGCGCGGGTATGATCAGTTCGCCTACGACGGCAGAGATTACATCGCCCTGAACGAGAACCTGAGCTCCTGGACCGCGGCGGACATGGCGGCTCAGATCACCAAGCACAAGTTTGAGCTGCGTGGTGCTGCGGAGCGTGTGAGGAACTACCTGAAATGCGAGTGCGTGGAGTCGCTCGGCAGATACCTAAAGACCGGAAAGGACACGCTGCTGCGCACAG ACCCTCCAAAGACACATGTGACCTGTCACCCCATCTCTGGCCTCGAGGTCACCCTGAGGTGCTGGGCCTTGGGCTTCTACCCTAAGGAGATCTCACTGACCTGGCAGCGTGATGGGGAGGACCAGACCCAGGACATGGAGCTTGTGGAGACCAGGCCTTCAGGGGATGGAACCTTCCAGAAGTGGGCGGCCCTGGTGGTGCCTTCTGGAGAGGAGTAG
- the LOC139178999 gene encoding BOLA class I histocompatibility antigen, alpha chain BL3-7-like — translation MRPRTLVLLLPGALVLTETWAGSHSLRYFVTAVSRPGLGEPRFIIVGYVDDTQFVRFDSDARDPRMEPRARWVEQEGPEYWDRNTRRTKDSALTFRANLNNLRGYYNQSEAESHTVQEMYGCDVGSDGGFLRGYDQYGYDGRDFLALNEDLRSWTAADTAAQISKRKFELRGAAERVRNYLNRECVEGLRRHLENGNDTLLRADPPKTHVTCHPISGREVTLRCWALGFYPEEISLTWQRDGEDQTQDMELVETRPSGDGTFQKWAALVVPSGEEQRYTCRVQHEGLQEPLILRWEPPQTSFLTMGIIVGLVLLVVAVVAVVTGAVIWR, via the exons ATGAGGCCGAGAACCCTCGTCCTGCTGCTGCCGGGTGCGCTGGTCCTGACCGAGACCTGGGCGG GCTCCCACTCCCTGAGGTATTTCGTCACCGCCGTGTCCCGGCCCGGCCTCGGGGAGCCCCGCTTTATCATCGTCGGCTACGTGGACGACACGCAGTTCGTGCGGTTCGACAGCGACGCCCGGGATCCGAGGATGGAGCCGCGGGCGCGGTGGGTGGAGCAGGAGGGGCCCGAGTATTGGGATCGGAACACGCGGAGAACCAAGGACTCCGCACTGACTTTCCGAGCGAACCTGAACAACCTGCGCGGCTACTACAACCAGAGCGAGGCCG AGTCTCACACCGTCCAGGAGATGTACGGCTGCGACGTGGGGTCGGACGGGGGTTTCCTCCGCGGGTATGATCAGTACGGCTACGATGGCAGAGATTTCCTCGCCCTGAACGAGGACCTGCGCTCCTGGACCGCGGCGGACACGGCGGCTCAGATCTCCAAACGCAAGTTTGAGCTGCGTGGTGCTGCGGAGCGTGTGAGGAACTACCTGAACCGCGAGTGCGTGGAGGGGCTCCGGAGACATCTGGAGAACGGGAATGACACGCTGCTGCGCGCAG ACCCTCCAAAGACACATGTGACCTGTCACCCCATCTCTGGTCGTGAGGTCACCCTGAGGTGCTGGGCGTTGGGCTTCTACCCTGAGGAGATCTCACTGACCTGGCAGCGTGATGGGGAGGACCAGACCCAGGACATGGAGCTTGTGGAGACCAGGCCTTCAGGGGATGGAACCTTCCAGAAGTGGGCAGCCCTGGTGGTGCCTTCTGGAGAGGAGCAGAGATACACATGCCGTGTGCAGCATGAGGGGCTTCAGGAGCCCCTCATCCTGAGATGGG AACCTCCTCAGACCTCCTTCCTCACCATGGGCATCATTGTTGGCCTGGTTCTCCTCGTGGTGGCTGTGGTGGCTGTGGTGACTGGAGCTGTGATCTGGAGGTAG